The following coding sequences lie in one Panicum virgatum strain AP13 chromosome 6N, P.virgatum_v5, whole genome shotgun sequence genomic window:
- the LOC120677970 gene encoding probable long-chain-alcohol O-fatty-acyltransferase 4: MADAVVSWSSKGMGKEEGRGGEALTGGRQPPHRTLLRRPLTYDVIDGEAEGGRSLQRAAYSREPQPVELLLRDSLPRVSLAVSAAALYARAVSSLVRPGLRRLAMLLPVVVFFIAAPLGFSSAVVRCVAGLYLAWLGTFKVALLAPGRGALDPGLPVLRFLFAAALPIELIHPDEERPEAAESASLASYTFKVATTAAIVHLHQYSKKMHPSMRLLLYGFNIWCTMELLFASIAAFCRALGMEVKPAFDRPHLATSLRDFWGRRWNLAVSAILRASVYDPLRARAGKEAGILATFLVSGLMHEALVCYLTLRRSTGEMTAFFLLHGMCRVAEERCVRRWTARGWPPPPRPVATFLVWMFLTAPSFWLILPTVYRGMEARPEMLLLTKESNT; this comes from the exons ATGGCGGATGCGGTGGTGAGCTGGAGCTCCAAGGGGatggggaaggaggaggggaggggaggggaggcgctcACTGGCGGGAGACAGCCACCCCACCGCACGCTGCTGCGACGGCCGTTGACCTACGACGTCATAGACGGGGAGGCTGAGGGGG GCCGTAGCCTGCAGAGAGCGGCGTACAGTCGCGAGCCACAACCAGtggagctgctgctgcgggACAGCCTCCCTCGGGTCTCCCTTGCTGTGTCTGCCGCCGCGCTGTACGCGCGCGCCGTGTCCTCACTCGTAAGGCCCGGCCTCCGGCGTCTCGCCATGCTGCTCCCGGTGGTCGTCTTCTTCATCGCGGCTCCCTTGGGCTTCTCTTCCGCCGTCGTCCGCTGCGTCGCCGGCCTGTACCTGGCGTGGCTGGGCACGTTTAAGGTCGCCCTCCTGGCCCCGGGTCGCGGGGCGCTGGACCCCGGCCTCCCCGTGCTCCGGTTCCTCTTCGCCGCAGCCCTCCCTATCGAGCTCATTCATCCTGACGAAGAACGACCCGAAGCGGCCGAGTCGGCGTCTCTCGCTTCTTACACGTTCAAGGTCGCCACCACAGCCGCCATCGTCCATCTCCACCAGTACTCTAAAAAGATGCACCCCAGCATGCGCCTTCTTCTGTACGGATTTAACATCTGGTGCACCATGGAGCTCCTGTTCGCCTCCATCGCGGCCTTCTGCCGCGCGCTGGGCATGGAGGTGAAGCCGGCGTTCGACAGGCCGCACCTCGCGACGTCGCTGCGCGACTTCTGGGGCCGCCGGTGGAACCTCGCCGTGTCGGCCATCCTCCGGGCGTCGGTGTACGACCCCCTGCGCGCACGGGCCGGAAAGGAGGCGGGCATCCTGGCCACGTTCCTCGTGTCGGGGCTAATGCACGAGGCTCTCGTGTGCTACCTCACCCTGCGGCGCTCCACCGGAGAGATGACCGCGTTTTTCCTGCTCCACGGCATGTGCCGCGTGGCCGAGGAGCGGTGCGTGCGGCGGTGGACGGCGAgggggtggccgccgccgccacggcccgtGGCCACGTTTCTTGTATGGATGTTCCTGACGGCCCCATCGTTCTGGCTGATCTTGCCAACGGTTTACCGGGGGATGGAAGCAAGGCCGGAGATGCTACTACTGACGAAGGAGTCGAACACCTAG
- the LOC120677971 gene encoding BTB/POZ and MATH domain-containing protein 1-like: MAGNQTIKRIFEVPAFNAADGTLRIWPCFHRSPVFTAGGYEWSISYYPKSIYDRDSIDLCLQLESEGPGGDDIRKPCSVRGELFHAHKVVLSTRSLVFEAELFGGPTSTAEASQAPAAAIEVDDMRPDVFKTLLHYIYTDTLPATEGEADDDEEARSQMTRHLLVAADRYGLEGLKLLYEGELAKTLGEGNMAEMLAFTDDQYCSTLKDACVGFMVASPERMERVVASYGYQQLCL, translated from the exons ATGGCTGGGAACCAGACGATCAAGAGAATTTTCGAGGTCCCTGCATTCAATGCCGCCGACGGCACCCTTCGCATATGGCCCTGCTTCCACCGGTCGCCGGTCTTCACCGCCGGCGGCTACGAGTGGTCGATCAGCTACTACCCCAAAAGCATCTACGACCGCGACAGCATCGACCTCTGCCTGCAGCTAGAGTCTGAGGGCCCCGGGGGTGACGATATC AGAAAACCTTGCTCGGTCAGGGGAGAGCTTTTCCACGCCCACAAGGTTGTACTCTCCACGCGGTCGCTGGTTTTCGAGGCGGAGCTGTTCGGGGggccgacgtcgacggcggaggcgagccaagccccggcggcggccatcgAGGTCGACGACATGAGGCCTGATGTGTTCAAGACCCTTCTGCACTATATCTACACGGACACCCTGCCGGCCACGGAGGGAGAAGCCGATGATGACGAGGAGGCGAGGAGCCAGATGACGCGCCACCTGCTTGTCGCTGCGGACCGGTACGGCCTGGAGGGGCTAAAGCTCCTGTACGAGGGGGAGCTCGCCAAGACCCTCGGCGAGGGTAACATGGCGGAGATGCTGGCCTTCACGGATGATCAGTACTGCAGCACGCTTAAGGACGCCTGCGTCGGGTTCATGGTGGCCTCGCCGGAGAGGATGGAGAGGGTGGTGGCGAGCTACGGATACCAGCAACTCTGCTTGTGA